The stretch of DNA ggacagagtgcaacactgctgtgctgcaagtACCAGTAACACCCTAACACTGACCTTCACCTCCCAGTCCGAAACCTGCCTGACAACGCACCAGCAACACCCCTGGGGCTCAGCACCATTTTGGAGCAAAGCATCACCCCGAGGTGCCCAACTGGATGCAGCACAGAGGGGAATAAAACCGGGTCAGCCCTGGGAACGCTGCTGCACAGTCCTGGGGCCTCTGGGACAGACCAGCATTGCAGGTGCATGAGGATTTTTGCAGAAACCACCCCAAAGCTTCGCCATAGTCAACAGCTGCTCAAGCCTGCGGTTACTCACACTGCCAGTGCCAGGGTCCCTCACTTCCTTGTAGAGGCTGATGTCCAGGTAGTAGCCGGACTCGTTGGTCAGGAAGAGGCGGATGGGGATGGCGGTAGCAGTGGGTGTCAGGCGGATGTTGATCTTCACCTCAGCCTGCAGAACCCGCAGCTTCCAGAGGCGGCTGCCGTAGCGCATCACCATGGACCGCACTGACTCCTCGATCTGGGTGGGGCACAGCACAGGGATGGGTCcgtggccctggggacaccactgTCCTCGAGCGCACGATGCCAAGGCTGGAGCAGCCCCACTGCATCTCCACCTCAAACAGATTTGCTTTGGCCaagccccttccctctctccatgCCTCCATCCCTAGGGGCTGGTCCTGCCATCCAGCCTCTCtactggggagaaggaaagatgaTGTCCCACACGTCCCTGAACAGACACAGCTCCCCTCCCTCAGACCATGTGGTGCCCAGGGGAAGAACCTGCCACTCACCCCTACATCCTTCAGCAAACCGCCCACTTGTCCCAGTCAGTGCAAAAAGACCCAGTTCATTGCAAAGTGCGAAATCTCAGCACCTCCCCAGCAAACAACCCACACTGAAGGTCTGGCACAGAAATTAAGCTTCAGGAGCCTCTGGGGCTGCTGAATCCATCCCCCAGCCAGGCTTGGGGGGGCAGTGGATGGGAACAGGTCTGATTGATAGCCGGTGTGAGGGGTGCCAGCCCATCCACAGGGCAGTACCAAGCGTGGGGGATGACGCAGCCTCCATCCCCAGATCAGCAGGTCACCGAGAAACACACCTTGGAGGGGTCCATGACAACCGTCGGGACAAAGTTGAGGAAGATGTGGTTGCAGTCGGTGCGGACGGTGGTGTTGTTGAAGGCCACCTCCAGCTCGTCCATTGCCTCCAGGAGCAGCCGCTCACCCTCGTTCTGCAGGTACTCGAAGGAAGCCTCCTGCAGTGCACCAGGTGGCTTAGGGGCTGCTGGAGCAACCCCTGCACCCAAAACGCGCCCACCTCTTCCTGCACCCCCGGGGCACCTTGGTGATGAGGTCTGAGTGGCGCACGATGGCGCGGATGAAGAAGCGGTAGTCGGTGGCCTCGGTGCCCGCCTGCACCTTGGCAGCCCCCACGTAGAGGTGCATCTTGTGGTTGGCGCAGGGAATGGCCGTCAGGTCGAAGTTGCGCATGCGGCTCAGCTCCAGCTGGAAGGCCAGTGCCGGCTCCAGGTGCCGGTAGATGCGGTCCTCTGCAAACTGGTGAGGTGCGGAGGGGTGAGCGAGTGACCGGCCAGCTGGCGTTAGCCAGGCCTTGCTTTTACCACAGCTCTTACCTCGTCCCTCGCTCTGAACGTGAAAAACTTTGGGAATTCTCTCTAGAGCAAAGGGGAGAGAAAACTCAATGTGAATAATCATGGCACACAGaggatttttctgattttcagtgaatccattgaaaagaaaaaaccttgcaggcttcctcctcccccaaagGGAAAAGAGCTGGGATTAATCAATGCCTTTTAAAGACAACCTAAAGCCATGGAGTAGCCACACAGGAACCACACGTTATTGGAGATGTCAGCAGTATAAAGGATAATGCAGGAGATAAATCACTCATTGAATCCCTCATTAATTAATTCCCAGCTCCTGATGCACAGTAGATCCATCATGCAATGTTCCGTGAATAAGGTACTTACAGACTTTTCTAGGGGTTTTGGGGAGGCAGAAGCACGATGTGTTTAAAGTCACTCTGCCCATTGTCAGCTCAGTCTGCACTCACCTGCTGGGCAATGAGAAACGTGATTCTTCGGAGACCACAGTCAACAAGGATGTTTTTCTAAATGGAAACAGAAGGGTCCACCAGTCAGGAGAGCTTAAACATCTCCACTGAGGgagcaaacaaaaccaagtgGCTGACACACGGTGCAGTATTTTGGGAAGCGTCGCACGGGGATGAGGCACCTTGGCATATTGTGCCCCAGCTTGTGGGGTCTGCAAAAAGGGGCTCCAGCTCCAGAAACAAACCTTGGACTGGGCAAAGGCTCTGAAGATGGGCACCAGCTTCTCATCCTCCACATGTTCAGCCCAGCGGAGCGCAATGTTGAGGATGTGGATTGGCTCCTCACGGATGTTCTGTCAACAAAACAACCCAGTCAAGCCTGACCAGCATCACTACTGCCATCCCAGCACCACCTGGGGAGACAGCAATGCCACCATGCCTACCTTGGCATCCTCCTCCTCGTAGATGGTGGCTCGTGCTTCGCTGAAGAGTGTGCTCTCTGAAGGCGGGTCAGCAAAGCACGAGATCACTTCATCGAAGTTCCTGCCCAAACAGCGGGGATGGGATGATGAGTCAGCGTGTGGAGCCCACCCCCTGCCCGAGGGGTAGGCACCAGagacctgctttggcagggatgCAGGTATCAGCGTAGCAGCCTGGGAACATGTGCCAGCTCAGCTGGGCTCCACCAGCTCATGGCAAAGCCACAGCTCATGAAACCCAGCTCTTGGCACTGCTGTGTTAATGTGCAAAGATGCTTAACCCATGCCAGACAAGCTCCCCCCAGGCTCCACATGTCCCCACATGACGTGTCATGTCCCCACCAGGTAACTGTTGGATTGAAAATACCACTTGGTCCCAACCTCTGGCTGTGGGAGGAACAGGAGCTGCCCTGAGCACTGTCCAGACGCCACCAGCTTTGGCTCTTCCACCCACTTTTGCTGTCTAACAACTGCAGCAGCACCCAAAAGGCACGTGCATGACCGGCCAGGCATGTCCCTGCAGCCCTACCTCGTGAAGTCCTCGAATCTGTCGAAGGCCACCATAGCTCCCATCCGCTGGCTCAGGGGAGAAAAGCCACTGTCCATGAAGAGCTCAGTGCTGTGCCGGGCCAGGTCAGGGTTGGAGATGCTGATGGGGACAGACATCCTGCATACGGAAGCAAGGCAGCCATCAGCCATGGGTGGAGGCACCACTCCTGGGTCCAACAAGGACCACGCAGGTCCCACATGGGACCCTGACTCGGAGGGGTTGTATCCTGGTCCACTGGCAAAGGGAGAGCATGGCAGGCAGCTCCCACTGAGGGTCCCCACCTTTTGCAGGGAGGAGACAATACAAACCCAACAGCTTTGCAATAAGGACCATGACCAGGGGAGCAGGACAGGCATGCAGGGGCCCCCATACCTGTTTGGGTGGGAGAAGGGCAGCATGAACTGGAACTCCACCAGGCAGGTGCCATCTGAGAGCTGCCGGTGCTGCAGGCTGTTCAGCTCGTAGGCGATGTACCCGCGCCGCACGTACACCTGGGAGGGGGATGGCAGGAGGTACCACTGTGCCCCTCCTGCCACCGCAAACATCCATGCTGCCCCTCAGAACTCACGTGCCCCTgtggcccccccagccctcacctccAGCGCTGCCATGCGCACCACCTGGTTGGTGTGGTAGAAGAAGATGGGAAGCACGTCGAAGATGGTGGTTTCTGAGAGGATCAGTTTCTGGGGGGAGAAAGTAAAATTTAGGGCAGGATGAAGCGTGACCCCCTTGCCCCATCACAGGATGGGGGAGGCACCTTCCAGAGGGGTCCCTCAATGTGGGGTTGTGCAAGACCGGCCACTGGAGTGCCATGGGATGCCCAGCCCACCATGGGGACACCACCAGACCCAGGCATGGATCCCCATGTCAGTCCCCTTCCAAatggggtgaggagcaggggacagggaccAGCAGCAATGGGTGCaccccctcctctgctctgtaGAGGCACTGACACTGCAGAAGGCTTTGATTGCTTTTATGGCTATTTTTAAGACTAAGCCACTTGCAGCCAGACCTCCTCACCGAAGCTACCCAAATTCCCTCTGCGGAAAAACGTGCAATTCCCAACCTTCAGGTTTTCAGGGCAGTACTCGTGTCCGTACATGTCGATAGCAGAGAGGAAGATGGACTCCACCTGATTGTGCCGCAGCTCGTAGGAGGGCAGGTGAGAGGCGATGAGCACCTGCAAGGGGAGAGACAGTTGGGGGCATGGgagacagggacggggacagggacggggagggCACAGCGTGGTGCTCGCTGACCTGTCGAGCTCTCAGTGCCACCTTGGAGTGCTCGGTCTTGCTGAGCTGCGTCAGCTCGTTGAGGATGGCCGTCAGCTCATCTGTCAGTGTGGGGTCACGGCCGCATAGTTGGTCCTGCAACACATGCACCGCCACGGCTTGGCTCAGGCCGCCTCGCTGCGGATCAGCTTCATCTTGTGCCCCTCGCCCCACATGGGCAACAGGGATGAGACCTGGGGCACTAAAATGGGGAAAACGCTGCTCTTTGAACCAAGTGCAACAATGCAAAGCTGCAGACAATGCAAAGTCCCCCTAATGAGGCAGCCATGGATGCTTGAatgcaaaacccaaaccctggGGAAGCATTAAACGGAGGATTGGAAAAGTGGTTTCTCAGGTGTCCACTTGTTTTCAAGGGGAAAGCACAGGGCTGTGACAGTCACCCGCAGCCATGTCCCATCCTGCAGTGACGCAGAGCTTGCCTCGGCTTATGGGCTTTTCTCTGCCATGAGCCTTTACTTCTGGTGTCTCGGGGTGTGGGCTGTACTCACAATTAACATGGTCACCAGCAGGTTCTTCTTCGCCACCTGGGCGTGAGAGAAGATGCTCTCCAGCACGGGGGTCATGTCAGGTTTGCACTGCTCCCGCAGGCTGATGACGCACTTGTCATAGtgagctgtggggcagagcatggtgagccctgcagacccctccagAGAGCCCTGCAGAGTCCCCCAGAAAGCCCCCAAGCCCTCACCGTGCTGGAACTGTGTCTCCACTTGCAGGTAGCGTCTCAGCAGGTCCAGCACCACTGCCTTCATGTAGCCCCGGATGCCGCTGCGGTACCTGGGGAGCAGAGGGCCCAGCATGCTGCAAGGAGGTGGCAGTGGTGGGGGAGACCAGGGTGGGTCTCGGACAGTGCGGGGCTCACCTCTGCACCAGCTGCACCACGCTCTGTGTGTTCATGAAGAAGACCTCCCGCTCAGCCTTCCTCTGCAGCGTGGCCGCGTGGGTGTCCAGCACATTGGCGATCTGCGGTGAAAGGGCACAGGGTCCGGTGCAGCTCAGGGCCGGTGTGGCCGCAGGGCTGCCGGCTCCCCAGCTTGCCTGGAGACAGCGCTGCTGCACACAgagccttttgtttgttttttttttcccctcaagtgaaaaatgcaaaatgacaagTAAATGTATAAACACAAAtagagaaatataaatataaaagcgCGAAtataaaaacacaaatacaaaaccacaaataTAAAAACACGAGCATAAGACCACAAATATTACCCTcactcatttaattttttatattatctCCTGGCAGGACAAATTCAGGCAAAAACTCCTAAGTAGCTCTAGCTAAAAAGGAAGCGAAGGCCAAGGTGGGGAGTGCAGCCCCCGCACCACTCACTTGCTGGCTGGGGAAGCGGCAGAGCACGGAGGTGATGTTGCTGGCGTACTGCGCCATCACCTTCCGGATGGACTTCTCCACGGGCAGGGGGATTCTTCCTGAAATGCTTGTCATGatctcctgcagctccaggaggggcagggaggggtccCGCAGTGTCTTCATCAATTGTGCCACCCAATCCTTCACCTGTGGGGAGCAGAAGCTGGTGCTGCCTGCACCCACCGGCGCTGCCTGTCTTGCCATCACGGCAAACACAAGGCAACGGGGCAGGACACCTGGACTGCCTTTGCCACCAGCACCCACCTTGGTGCTGAAGTAGGGCTCAGGTAGGCAGTACCCGTTCATGACGTTGGTGAGATTGTCCAGCACATTGCGGAGAACCTGGTGCTGCTTCTCACCGGTGATGGGGAGGgtctgctgggctgggagccccCCCGTGAACGGCTGTGCCtggagagagcagagagaggtGGGCTGGCCCAGGTCCTCGCTGATGTGGGATTGGGCCCCCCAAGAACTGCAGCTGCCTCAAAAGCCCCAGAGAAACCAGCATGACAcctccagcatctgctgctggtTAGATCCAGACGAAGCACACAGCATTCAGTATCACGTCTCTGCCAGTGCCCCATCgggaaaacaatgcagaaaaaccAGAAATGTAGACAGAGAGCTACAGGTACGCTACAAACCTGCATGGGATTCTTCTGCACGCTCAGCAAGCAGGCATGGGATACTCATGCAGAGGAGCGCCATGGCATGCAGAGCAGCCACTcaagccccagcacagccagctggGGGGTGCGGCATGGCCATGAGGGTACAACCCCTTTCTGTGACAGGGACGCATCCCTGCTGATGCCCCAGCCAGGGTGGCTCCTCTGCTCTGTCCCCTAGCAAGCATTCCCGGTGCCCCATGGGAGGCCATTTGGAAGCGGATGGGAGGGGACAGCAGCGTGGTCGGTCTCTGGCAGACTCACAGGTTTCACTTTGGTGGGATCATCCAGCTCGAGCCGGGCTATGACGCAGCCTGCCTCCAGCAGCGCACCCGGCCGCTTGACATAGTGCACCCGCCCAGACTCCTCCACCGTCAGCGTCATGATGATCTTCATCACCTGGGAGAGGATGGGTGAAACGGTCACCGAATGAGCAGCGCCCACATGCTGCCAAGTGCCTTGGGCACAATGGCAGCATTGGTGGGTTCGATCTTTGCCACGCGCAAGAGCTGCAGGAGTGGGGCTCCTCCAGGCTGTGCTGCAAAACTCACCTCGATCTCTGCAAAAACATTCCCCTCGGCCACGTGGCCACCATCGTCCACCGTGTACTGCAGCAGCTTGCCCGCGGAGGGGGAGCGCAGCACCGTCGGGTCCTTCTCCTTCTCAAAGTCACATGTTTTGTTGCCGATGGTGATCCGGTATCTTAAGGAGAGGGAAAGGTCTCACCAACTGGCTGCCAGTCAGCGGGGAGAGTCAGCGGGGGCCCAGTGGGGAGGTACCTGTCAATCTCCTCCTTCATGTAGGTGGTGTAGCTGTTGCCGTCGTAGGAGAGCAGCAGCCCACCGTCGTTCAGCCGGTGCACGTCTATCTCTATGTGAGTGCGGTTCATGATGATGACGTACGTCGTCAGGGACTGGCGAGCAACCTGTGGGCAGCAGACGGGGAGAGTCCTCAGTGCAATCCCCTAAAACGCATGCAGTGGTCTTTCTGGGGGCTGGTGGGAATGGTGGGGGATGAGGAACATCTCCCCATGCTCAGCGCAAGGGCTGGTGCAGGAGCAGCATGCTGCCACAggacggggctgtgccggggagggcaggaggcagcaacCTCAGGCTGCAGCAAAAAGCCGGTTCAACTCGCAGCCCGGAGCTGGTTTAACTCCTGGCTCACCTGCTGCTTTCATTGTGAGTAGGGAGCTTTTTGCATGAAGTTCAACTAATTGGgtttaaaagcaagaaaaggaggtCCTTTATTAAACTCAGGGCAACAGGATGTATGAAAATGTCTGTCTAGTTAAAATGAGATTATTAATATAACCTCATTAGAATGAGGTTGTTAACCTCATCTTTATGTTGCGTGTTTTTAAAGGGCAACCTCTTATTTATTGCACCTTTCTCCTTCTGGACAGGAGcacacatccctgtccccacgaGCAGCGCTGTGGCCAGTTCAGGAGGAGCGTGGCCCAGCCCTCACCTGGAGAACGTACTTCATGCCCTCATAGATGAGCTCCACGTCGACGATGTTCAGCAaggaggctgctggcagcacctgcCCCCTGAAACACAACGGGTGGGTCAGGCACCACAAGTATGGCTTGCCTCGCGCGCCGGCAGGGAGCCAATTGTGTGAGATGTCAGCGGTGCTGCTGGCGTCAAGCCGTGTGGCCCCTTCCGAGCTCACTGTGGGAGGGCACGAAGGTGACTGAAGGGAAAAAGCATCTGCTTTAAATGACCCACGTGAGCACCTTGTAAAAATGCAACCGGAGGCGGGCCAGACACTGGCAAAACACGCTCCGATAAGGGTGCAGGGGAGAGCCCCAGGCGTCCTCCAAGGCTGGGGGAATAACCTTGACATTCAAgtgcaaaaccaaaaacaagcTGCATTCAGCCAAGCCACTTTCCCTTGAAAGCTGTTTTCCCAACCATGTGAAGCTTTTTCCCCTGTGCAGATAAAGCAATAGCCAAAAAGCTGGAGCCGTGCGTCACAGCAGATACCCGTTTCCAAGGCTGTTGCAGTGCTACTCCTTCcagttttgcaatatttttgcagcaaaaatgagaaggaagatgGCCCTGGGAAAGCAACACTCGTGTCTCCATGCTTGCAGGCGCCACACGGGCTGCTGAGAGACGCCCTTTAGGCCATACGCTCCCTGTGTCCCCTGTGTCCATGGCAGAGCCCCTGTTGGGCAGCCCCTGCTCCGCACCTCTCCAGCGAGTGCAGGAAGTCAGTCATGCATGTCCTGAAGGCAGCATCTGCGACGTTCAGGGCACCGCAGACGACACCCAGCATCGTGTCCGGCTTCTCCGCCTGTAGGGCACAAAAATTACAGGGTTTGGGTCTCACACCAGAAGGGGAACGGTGCACCCAAGGGGTCAGTCTCCTTCACCTGCACTTTCTCGGCAATGAGATGGTCCAGCCAGCCAGTGTCTATCTCGTTGTTCTGGAAGCtctctgtctccagcagcttaATCAGATACTCCACTGTGGTCCGGAAATCCCCGCGGATAGACAGCTCTTTCAGGGCAACCACCATGTTCCTTTTAGAGAGCAAAACCCTTCATTAATGCCCAATGAGGCAGTGCTTGGCTTTCAATAGAGGAAACCAGGGACGGGGGTGATGAGCTCCTCAGCCCTGGGTGCCCTCATGCCTGGATGAAACAGCCCCATAGTCAGCATTGACTTAATAAAACACTTAAATACCCAAGACAGGCTTGTTACATGTTGCTTAATTACTGAATGAATGCTGCTGCTCACTGTCACTAAGCACATGCGTAGCAGATCACTGCAACGTGTCTTTAAGGATCAGGTTGATGAAACGGGGCCGTAGCACCACCGCAGTCTGAAAACCTGGGCTTTGGCCAGACAGTCTCTGCAGCACGAACGAGCTGCTCAGCACAGCGGCACCAGTCTGGTCCTCTCAGATAAAAGCCACTTTTCCTGGCTCATGCACCAATTGCGAGTCTTCCCGAGGACACCCGCTCTCCAGCCCGTCCTGCCACACTCACGAGATAGCCTCCTCCCGGTTCTCTCCCCACGAGAAGCAGTGCCCAAACTGAGAATCGGCAAACTCGTGCAGCCCCCCGGCCGCTGCCACGCTGAAGTACCCCCAGACGTTCTTGCTGCTGCGGAAGTTCAGCTCCTGCACTGTCCCCGAGCTGGGCTTGAAACCCTGAGCGAAGACAGTGCAGAAGACACAGAGAAACCAGGCTTGAGACTCATACAGTGTAAACAGAAGGGGAACCCCTGTGTCATTTCTCAGTCTGCACGTGGGTCTCACCGATCCCATGGGTTCAACGCCCACAAACATTGTCTGGCTGGGGAGGACTGTGCCCAGCTCAACCCTGAGAGTGGCAGGGTCCCCCCGTCCCCACGCGTGGGGCTGGTGCATGAGAGCCCGTCCCCTCAGCTCACCTCCTCGGGGTTCTCACTGGTGATCCGGGCAGCGATGACATGGCCCCTGGGCACGGGGGTGTTGGTGGGGCTGTGGAAGCAGATGGGTGTATCGCCCCAGGGGCTCTCTCCGTACAGCACCCGGATGTCTTTTATCCTGTGCAAGGGGATGCCCATTGCAATCTGCACGAGAAACAAGGAGGACTTAAGCTGCCGCAAGAAGACTTTAGCATCAAAATTACAACTGGGAGACATCGACAGATGGTTTGAATGAAGAGCAAGGGGAAGGGACACCACACTGCAAGCAGCTGCTCCCGGTGGGGAGACAGAGGTGAAGGAGGGATGCTACATTGCCTCTTCCTGCACCTTACACGCTGGTATATGGGACAGCTTCCCTATGTCAGACTCTAGCTTAGCACTTCTTCCTAAATTACAAAATTCCTTCATCTAACACACCTCGCAAAGTCGCCCGTGTATGCTCAGGTacctgcagctgggcagcagggaggtTCACATCTGCGATCATCTCTGTGCAAGGGTGCTCCACCTGCAGGCGTGGGTTCAGCTCGAGGAAGTGGAAGCTCCCATCCTCGCTGTAGAGGTACTCCACGGTGCCCGTGCTCACATAGCCCACCATCTGGGCCAGGCGGACCGCGCACTGCAGGAGAGGGTGAAACCACCGTGGGGAGTAATGACCTTCTATTCACTGCAGCAGAGTCAGGGTGTCACAAGCAAAATGGCAGCAGTGTCCTTGCATGGACCAAGGAGAcaggcagctctggggctccctGTCCAGCGCGGGGGGTCCTTCCCTTCCCTAGGAGCCTTAGGTGCCAAAACCCACAATAAACCCAGCAAGAATCAGACCAGTTTCTCACCAAACCCTTGTGCTGCCCTAAGACCAGGGACACCCACCTGCTCCATCACCTCGATGACAGAGGGTGCCGCAATGGTGGTGGGCGCCTCTTCAATGATCTTTTGGTGCCGGCGCTGGATGGAGCAGTCGCGACCGAAGAGGGAGATGGCGTTGCCATACTCATCGGCCAGCACCTGCACCTCCAGGTGCCGTGCGTGCTGCGCCAGCTTCATCAGGAAGACGGGGGACCCAGGCGCCTCCGCCTGAACCTGCAGCAGGGGAGAGGTCATGCTCTGGCACCATCCCCCCAAATTCACCCCAAGACAGAGGCAGGACCTGTGTTGAGCGCAGGCGGGAAGCATGAGACacctggggtgggagcaggaccctGCTGTGTGCctcaggatgggatgggatggggacagggatgggggtgctgggcacctctcACCTGCCGGAAGCAGGTGCCAAATTCCTCTGCTGCCTCCACTTTTCGGATGCCTTTTCCCCCACCGCCTTCTGCTGCCTTGATCATCAGCGGGTAGCCaatcttcttggccacctgacgGGGGACAAGGACTGGGGTGACCAGAGTGCTTTGGACCCCGATCCATCACCTCAACAGcccgctctgccccagccccatgcAGCCCCAAGTAGGATTGCCCCAAGCTGCATCTGTGCAGAGGGAAGAACTGCTGTCACATGTGCTGGGATCCCAAAAAAGGTCCAGAGAGAAATAATGGTGGACAAGagacaaggagctgcccatgggCTCAGCTTTACCTCCAGCCCTTCCTCCACGTCCTTCACACAGCCCTGTGCGTACGTCTCAAGGGGGATGCTGATTGTCTGCTGATGCTTCTGGTCCTCCTCAGACCACTGGGCCACCAGACCTGCAGGCACAGACAGGGCTATGGTCACTGCCAGGGTAGCATGGCTGGGGTGGCATGCTGCCTGTGCCCAGGGGAGCCGAGGTCCCCATGGTGGCACACGCCATTTTCCCTGCTTCCATGCACCCTATCTCCAAAAACCCCTCTGCCCaaaccagcagctgctcagctgcagtGGGGTCCCCGATATCTGCAGTCACCCTGCGGCCAGATGAGCCAGAGACCCCAGTCCCGGTGCTTGctttgggggagaaggggagacagCGAGGAGAGAAATGGGGGAGGAgtgagggtgtgtggggctggggaggaggcactTACCGCTCCCACTCCATGGCAGCGTGGGGATCTGGACTGTCTGAGCCACAATGGTGGAGGCGACTTTGTCCCCAAGTGCCCACATGGCATCACTGGGGGGACCTTCAAACAGGGAGGCAAAGGGTGAGCTGGGCCAGCCTGGCCAGTTAGCCTGGCCCCATCGCTCGGgtgctgcagaaagctgctgcCCACCGAGCCAACACCACCAGCCcttctgcaaagagcagggac from Rissa tridactyla isolate bRisTri1 chromosome 13, bRisTri1.patW.cur.20221130, whole genome shotgun sequence encodes:
- the ACACB gene encoding acetyl-CoA carboxylase 2 isoform X3, with the translated sequence MSGLHLAKKGREHRKMDLQRDFTVASTAEFVTRFGGNRVIEKVLIANNGIAAVKCMRSIRRWAYEMFRNERAIRFVVMVTPEDLKANAEYIKMADHYVPVPGGANNNNYANVELIVDISKRIPVQAVWAGWGHASENPKLPELLQKNGIAFLGPPSDAMWALGDKVASTIVAQTVQIPTLPWSGSGLVAQWSEEDQKHQQTISIPLETYAQGCVKDVEEGLEVAKKIGYPLMIKAAEGGGGKGIRKVEAAEEFGTCFRQVQAEAPGSPVFLMKLAQHARHLEVQVLADEYGNAISLFGRDCSIQRRHQKIIEEAPTTIAAPSVIEVMEQCAVRLAQMVGYVSTGTVEYLYSEDGSFHFLELNPRLQVEHPCTEMIADVNLPAAQLQIAMGIPLHRIKDIRVLYGESPWGDTPICFHSPTNTPVPRGHVIAARITSENPEEGFKPSSGTVQELNFRSSKNVWGYFSVAAAGGLHEFADSQFGHCFSWGENREEAISNMVVALKELSIRGDFRTTVEYLIKLLETESFQNNEIDTGWLDHLIAEKVQAEKPDTMLGVVCGALNVADAAFRTCMTDFLHSLERGQVLPAASLLNIVDVELIYEGMKYVLQVARQSLTTYVIIMNRTHIEIDVHRLNDGGLLLSYDGNSYTTYMKEEIDRYRITIGNKTCDFEKEKDPTVLRSPSAGKLLQYTVDDGGHVAEGNVFAEIEVMKIIMTLTVEESGRVHYVKRPGALLEAGCVIARLELDDPTKVKPAQPFTGGLPAQQTLPITGEKQHQVLRNVLDNLTNVMNGYCLPEPYFSTKVKDWVAQLMKTLRDPSLPLLELQEIMTSISGRIPLPVEKSIRKVMAQYASNITSVLCRFPSQQIANVLDTHAATLQRKAEREVFFMNTQSVVQLVQRYRSGIRGYMKAVVLDLLRRYLQVETQFQHAHYDKCVISLREQCKPDMTPVLESIFSHAQVAKKNLLVTMLIDQLCGRDPTLTDELTAILNELTQLSKTEHSKVALRARQVLIASHLPSYELRHNQVESIFLSAIDMYGHEYCPENLKKLILSETTIFDVLPIFFYHTNQVVRMAALEVYVRRGYIAYELNSLQHRQLSDGTCLVEFQFMLPFSHPNRMSVPISISNPDLARHSTELFMDSGFSPLSQRMGAMVAFDRFEDFTRNFDEVISCFADPPSESTLFSEARATIYEEEDAKNIREEPIHILNIALRWAEHVEDEKLVPIFRAFAQSKKNILVDCGLRRITFLIAQQREFPKFFTFRARDEFAEDRIYRHLEPALAFQLELSRMRNFDLTAIPCANHKMHLYVGAAKVQAGTEATDYRFFIRAIVRHSDLITKEASFEYLQNEGERLLLEAMDELEVAFNNTTVRTDCNHIFLNFVPTVVMDPSKIEESVRSMVMRYGSRLWKLRVLQAEVKINIRLTPTATAIPIRLFLTNESGYYLDISLYKEVRDPGTGSIMFQSYGDKQGPQHGMLINTPYVTKDLLQAKRFQAQSLGTTYVYDFPEMIRQALLKLWGSSELYPKDVLTYTELVLDSQGHLVQMNRVPGGNEVGMVAFKMKLKTPEYPKGREIVLICNDITHKIGSFGPEEDLVFLRASELARAEGIPRIYIAANSGARIGFADEIKHMFQVAWVDPEDPYKGFKYLYLTPQDYTRISALNSVHCEHVEEGGESRYVLLDIIGKDNGFGVENLRAAGTIAGESSRAYDEIVTISMVTCRAIGIGAYLVRLGQRVIQVENSHIILTGVTALNKVLGREVYTSNNQLGGVQVMHNNGVSHVTVPDDFEGVYTILQWLSYLPKDNQSPVPVTPISDPIEREIDFVPSKVPYDPRWMLAGRPHPTLKGTWQSGFFDQGSFLEIMRPWAQTVVVGRARLGGLPVGVIAVETRTVEVTIPADPANPDSEAKIIQQAGQVWFPDSAFKTAQAIRDFNREHLPLMIFANWRGFSSGMKDMYDQMLKFGAFIVDSLRDFKQPVLVYIPPHAELRGGSWVVIDSTINPLYVELYADKESRGGILEPGGTVEIKFRKKDLVKTMRRIDTVYAKLVEQLGTPELSAVQRKELEKQLKAREDLLLPMYYQVAVHFADLHDTPGRMQEKGVITDILEWKNARSFLYWRLRRLLLEEVVKAEVLKANSELSHIHIQSMLRRWFMETEGAEKGYLWDNNQVVVEWLEKHMQEDDGTQSAIRENIKYLKRDYVLKHIRSLVQANPEVAVDCIIQMAQHITRTQKAQVARLLSTVDNDSPS